From a region of the Nyctibius grandis isolate bNycGra1 chromosome 10, bNycGra1.pri, whole genome shotgun sequence genome:
- the LOC137668134 gene encoding actin-binding protein WASF3-like: MPLVKRNIEPRHLCRGALPEGVTSELECVTNSTLAAIIKQLGSLSRHAEDIFGELFNEANSFYMRMNSLQERVDLLVIKVTQLDSTVEEVSLQDINMRKAFKSSTVQNQQVVSRNSIPNPVMEMYQRCDKPPPLNILTPYRDDKKDGLKFYTDPSYFFNLWKEKMLQATEDKRKEKRRQKEQRLVEDSTREVKKVRKARNRRLEWNMMAYDKEFRPDNRFSPSPYHMASSEGSLSPDNRSYASDVADHSYPASPNHPAQLLAPASHLAPAEHKEGVLAAAPPQEHVYRPAPGSRQNSLNRLQQPHVPQPPEAILNGPRPHLVKDYGPQPVPLAEYFVPPAPPPPPPVIPSAQTAFDSPISAPPALAPGSAAPRSYTPSPPPAPPGPYSASPPQAGPMGPPVAPPPPPPGPPAVTASPAHSASPPAPAVEPRKPQIPLMPMSDARSDLLAAIRRGIQLRKVQEQWEQEAKKEPVGNDVATILSRRIAVEYSESDDDSELDDNEWSD, from the exons ATGCCGCTGGTGAAGAGGAATATCGAGCCGCGGCACCTGTGCCGGGGGGCTCTTCCCGAGGGGGTGACGAGTGAGCTGGAGTGTGTCACCAACAGCACGCTGGCTGCCATCATCAAGCAGCTGGGCAGCCTCA GCAGGCACGCCGAGGACATCTTCGGCGAGCTGTTCAACGAAGCCAACAGTTTCTACATGCGGATGAACTCGCTGCAGGAGAGGGTGGACCTGCTGGTCATCAAGGTGACGCAGCTGGACTCCACCGTGGAGgaag TCTCGCTGCAGGACATCAACATGCGGAAAGCCTTCAAGAGCTCCACAGTGCAGAACCAGCAGGTCGTGTCTCGCAACTCCATCCCCAACCCGGTGATGGAGATGTACCAGCGCTGCGACAAGCCCCCGCCGCTCAACATCCTCACGCCCTACAG GGATGACAAAAAGGATGGCCTCAAATTCTACACCGACCCCTCCTACTTCTTCAACTTatggaaggagaaaatgttGCAGGCGACAGAAgataagagaaaggaaaagcgCAGGCAGAAG GAGCAGCGGCTGGTGGAGGACTCCACCCGGGAGGTGAAGAAAGTGAGGAAAGCCCGTAACCGGCGCCTGGAGTGGAACATGATGGCGTATGATAAAGAGTTCCGACCCGATAACAGGTTCTCACCATCCCCCTATCACATGGCGTCATCAGAAGGATCACTGTCCCCAGACAATAG ATCTTACGCGTCGGACGTGGCCGACCACTCGTACCCGGCGAGCCCCAACCACCCCGCACAGCTCCTGGCCCCGGCGTCCCACCTGGCCCCGGCGGAGCACAAGGAGGGGGTGCTGGCAGCCGCACCCCCCCAGGAGCACGTGTACCGCCCGGCACCGGGCAGCCGGCAGAACAGCCTCAACCGCCTCCAGCAGCCCCATGTGCCACAACCCCCCGAGGCCATCCTCAACGGGCCGAGACCTCACCTAGTCAAGGATTACGG CCCGCAGCCGGTGCCACTGGCAGAGTACTTCgtgccgcccgccccgccaCCCCCACCGCCCGTCATCCCCTCGGCACAGACCGCCTTCGACAGCCCCATCTCTGCTCCCCCGGCGCTGGCTCCCGGCTCGGCCGCCCCCCGCTCCTACACGCCCTCGCCACCCCCCGCACCTCCCGGCCCCTACTCCGCTTCCCCGCCGCAGGCCGGCCCCATGGGCCCCCCGGTGGCACCCCCACCGCCACCACCAGGGCCCCCCGCTGTCACCGCCTCACCGGCACACTCGGCAtcgccgccggcccccgccgTGGAGCCCCGGAAGCCGCAGATCCCGCTGATGCCCATGAGCGACGCCCGGAGCGACCTGCTGGCAGCCATCCGCAGGG GAATCCAACTCCGGAAAGTCCAGGAGCAATGGGAACAAGAGGCCAAAAAGGAACCGGTGGGCAACGACGTGGCGACGATCCTGTCCCGCCGGATCGCGGTGGAGTACAGCGAGTCCGACGACGACTCCGAGCTGGACGATAACGAGTGGTCGGACTGA